In Bacillus thuringiensis, a genomic segment contains:
- a CDS encoding P27 family phage terminase small subunit produces the protein MTIKKKNYELAFEDYKNGMSYADIAIKYGVAETTVRDTWRKRHWKETLKEHTNLRDKIRDDLLGQMRSNGVIHGHFLDLVEDYMAMWDIKNNLIADIEERGVSVLGANGFMKKNDSINELNKTNTQMLKILNELGLKAVSEEVDDDDAEV, from the coding sequence GTGACAATCAAGAAAAAGAACTATGAATTGGCTTTTGAAGACTATAAAAATGGCATGTCATACGCTGATATTGCTATAAAATATGGCGTTGCTGAAACAACTGTCCGAGATACCTGGCGTAAGCGACATTGGAAAGAAACATTAAAAGAACATACTAACTTACGAGATAAGATCCGTGATGATTTACTAGGTCAAATGAGGTCAAACGGTGTCATTCACGGACATTTTCTTGATTTAGTCGAAGATTACATGGCAATGTGGGATATCAAAAACAATTTGATTGCTGATATTGAAGAACGCGGTGTATCTGTACTAGGTGCTAATGGATTTATGAAGAAAAACGATAGCATTAACGAGTTGAATAAGACTAATACGCAAATGTTAAAGATTCTTAATGAACTTGGACTTAAAGCGGTAAGTGAAGAGGTGGACGACGATGATGCAGAAGTCTAA
- a CDS encoding terminase large subunit domain-containing protein: MMQKSNLPYKYHPYISEYMYSVESGEIRSCKEQKQLMALVRKTLDDPNVYIDAKAIEDSVKIPEPYFPFKLYSWQRFVNACVYGVRYKDNDRLVWNQILILMGRGGGKNGYGGWHNFYMLSKQFGIDNYHIEWVATSEQQAKTTFQDVRNVIDNPKNSVLKKSFNTTKVLIEHKKNRSHLKYNTSNARTKDGLRPGSVWFDEIHEYEDYASIKVFRSALGKVKDGRTFYLTTDGYVRGGVLDDMKEKARMVLSGEVENSKIFPFICKLDSEEEVEDIANWEKANPSIRDNTELFETMKEEWADCQTNIPMHVEFMTKRMNIPKQLFQHKIATYEDILATDQELPDNLHQYQCVGGVDFAELRDFCSVGLLFKVNGKRIWIHHTFIWHEALKMQDINQDIIDIGVEKGLFTIVYDKEIKPERVINWFLDKAKEYDIKYIAIDKFRSVILQPLLEQAGFHEKVKVVRRGQYIHAMLDPLIQHLFINHNIVFHDDPVMRWYCGNIYVDELGNGSKEYKKIDPVKRKTDGFFAFTHALNFDGEIEDYAVDINDMKVWSF; this comes from the coding sequence ATGATGCAGAAGTCTAATCTACCTTATAAATATCACCCTTACATTAGTGAGTACATGTATAGTGTGGAAAGCGGAGAGATAAGGTCATGCAAAGAGCAAAAACAATTAATGGCCTTAGTTCGAAAAACTTTAGATGATCCAAATGTTTATATTGACGCAAAAGCTATTGAGGACAGTGTTAAAATTCCAGAGCCATATTTCCCTTTCAAACTTTATTCTTGGCAAAGATTTGTTAATGCTTGCGTATATGGAGTTAGATACAAAGATAATGACCGTTTAGTTTGGAATCAGATTTTAATTTTAATGGGCCGTGGTGGCGGTAAAAATGGTTATGGTGGTTGGCATAATTTTTATATGCTGTCCAAACAGTTCGGAATTGATAATTATCATATCGAATGGGTAGCAACTTCTGAACAACAAGCAAAAACTACATTTCAAGATGTTCGGAATGTAATTGACAACCCTAAAAATAGCGTTTTGAAGAAGTCTTTCAATACAACTAAAGTGTTAATTGAACATAAAAAGAACAGATCACATTTAAAATACAATACTTCTAATGCTAGAACAAAAGATGGTTTGCGTCCTGGATCAGTTTGGTTCGATGAAATTCACGAATATGAAGACTATGCATCAATTAAAGTATTCCGTTCGGCGCTCGGTAAAGTTAAAGATGGCCGAACTTTCTATTTAACAACGGATGGATATGTCCGTGGTGGCGTTTTAGATGATATGAAAGAAAAGGCACGAATGGTTCTAAGTGGAGAAGTTGAAAACAGTAAGATTTTCCCCTTCATCTGCAAATTAGATTCCGAAGAGGAAGTTGAAGACATTGCAAACTGGGAAAAAGCTAATCCTTCTATTAGAGATAACACGGAACTATTCGAAACGATGAAAGAAGAATGGGCCGATTGTCAGACCAACATTCCAATGCACGTAGAATTCATGACAAAAAGGATGAACATTCCGAAGCAGCTATTTCAACATAAAATCGCAACTTATGAGGATATTCTTGCTACAGATCAAGAATTACCAGACAATCTGCATCAATATCAATGCGTTGGTGGTGTAGATTTTGCTGAATTACGTGACTTCTGCAGCGTAGGTTTATTATTTAAGGTAAATGGTAAGCGTATTTGGATTCACCACACGTTTATATGGCACGAAGCGTTGAAAATGCAGGATATAAACCAGGACATCATTGATATAGGTGTAGAAAAAGGACTATTCACCATTGTGTACGATAAAGAGATAAAACCAGAACGTGTTATCAATTGGTTTTTAGATAAAGCAAAAGAATACGATATTAAATACATCGCTATTGATAAATTTCGTTCGGTAATCTTGCAGCCTTTATTAGAACAAGCTGGTTTCCATGAAAAAGTAAAGGTAGTACGTCGTGGTCAATATATTCACGCTATGTTAGACCCGTTAATCCAACATCTATTCATCAATCATAATATTGTTTTCCACGATGATCCTGTTATGCGTTGGTATTGTGGGAATATTTATGTGGACGAACTAGGAAATGGATCAAAAGAATATAAAAAAATCGACCCTGTCAAAAGAAAAACTGACGGGTTTTTCGCGTTCACTCATGCTTTAAATTTCGATGGAGAAATCGAAGACTATGCAGTCGATATAAACGATATGAAAGTATGGTCATTTTAA
- a CDS encoding phage portal protein — MGIRNIVKSLLGGGSSDIPDPDCQTLQLKAEIAYKKLYVNAAIDLIARSLIACDFESYRDGKLKRHLNYYQLNVAPNKNENAHEFWTKVVYNLVYENEALVIPIGEELWVADSFYRETTNGLSEFTYHSLSINGEMLTKTYKESEVLYFRLSQESINQVIDSLYNSYGLLLAKAMSDYKGNGKLRFLIKGRFMNSLTDENGKAAQALFEEKMRDYTNPEKIASVLFLPEQVNLEDQSKDLQKLDTRDIKNLAKDMLDFVAVAFHIPPSLLSGISEGGISTSGNPTGDLDNFILFSVRPIGEMIANEYNKKMFTRDQFLNKTYIKFDMKNFKLFDLTKFANAVDKLFAVGGLSINDVIERLGGELINEDWANKRYVTKNYERAEISGTMEGGENDGNGKDSTEVPNDGESGEQ, encoded by the coding sequence TTGGGGATTAGAAACATAGTTAAATCACTTTTAGGTGGAGGGAGTAGCGATATTCCTGATCCAGATTGCCAAACACTACAATTAAAAGCGGAAATAGCTTATAAAAAACTATACGTTAACGCAGCTATTGATTTAATTGCACGTTCATTAATTGCTTGTGACTTCGAATCTTATAGAGATGGCAAGTTAAAACGGCATTTAAACTACTATCAATTGAATGTAGCACCTAATAAGAATGAAAATGCTCATGAATTCTGGACAAAAGTTGTATATAACCTTGTTTACGAAAATGAAGCGTTGGTTATTCCTATTGGCGAAGAATTGTGGGTAGCTGATTCGTTTTATCGCGAAACTACGAATGGTTTATCTGAGTTTACGTATCATTCGTTGTCAATTAACGGTGAAATGTTAACAAAAACTTATAAAGAAAGTGAAGTCTTGTATTTTCGACTTTCCCAGGAGTCTATTAATCAAGTTATTGATAGCTTGTACAACTCATACGGATTATTACTAGCAAAAGCTATGTCTGATTATAAGGGGAATGGAAAACTTAGATTTTTAATTAAAGGACGTTTCATGAACTCCTTAACAGACGAGAACGGCAAAGCAGCACAAGCACTTTTTGAGGAAAAGATGAGAGATTATACGAATCCCGAAAAAATTGCATCTGTTTTATTCTTACCGGAGCAAGTTAACTTAGAAGATCAGAGTAAAGATCTGCAAAAGTTAGATACACGAGATATTAAGAATCTCGCAAAAGATATGTTAGACTTTGTGGCCGTTGCTTTCCACATACCACCATCATTATTAAGTGGAATTAGTGAAGGGGGTATCTCTACTTCTGGTAATCCTACTGGTGACCTGGATAATTTCATACTTTTCTCTGTTAGACCAATCGGTGAAATGATTGCTAATGAGTACAACAAAAAGATGTTTACTAGAGATCAATTTTTAAACAAAACTTACATCAAATTTGATATGAAGAACTTCAAATTGTTTGACCTAACAAAGTTCGCAAACGCTGTGGACAAATTATTCGCCGTTGGTGGCCTTAGTATTAACGATGTAATCGAGCGTTTAGGCGGTGAATTAATCAATGAAGATTGGGCCAATAAACGTTATGTCACTAAGAACTATGAAAGAGCTGAAATAAGCGGAACTATGGAAGGAGGTGAAAATGATGGAAATGGAAAAGATTCAACCGAAGTTCCTAATGATGGAGAATCAGGAGAACAGTAA
- a CDS encoding head maturation protease, ClpP-related has product MEMEKIQPKFLMMENQENSKKVVAYMHGTVGAGWWGDINAKKTREMFDNIDADEIELHIHSGGGDAFEGIAICNYLRSHKASVTAVVDGLAASAASLIAMGADKIIMPSNTTMMVHRASTYAYGNADSLEKQAKMLRDVDDALIQSYRNRFNGEFHELEALLDNETYMTAETAKSYGFCDEIVDSIESVDNEEPVIEEPKEEAPIENEGDKRIQNAERSATFMASLLKSIKL; this is encoded by the coding sequence ATGGAAATGGAAAAGATTCAACCGAAGTTCCTAATGATGGAGAATCAGGAGAACAGTAAAAAAGTTGTTGCTTATATGCATGGAACAGTTGGCGCTGGTTGGTGGGGCGATATTAACGCAAAGAAAACGCGTGAAATGTTCGACAACATTGACGCTGACGAAATTGAATTACACATTCATTCTGGCGGCGGTGATGCATTCGAAGGTATTGCGATTTGCAACTACCTAAGAAGTCATAAGGCTTCTGTTACAGCCGTAGTCGATGGATTGGCTGCTTCTGCTGCTTCTTTAATTGCAATGGGAGCTGACAAAATTATTATGCCATCTAATACAACAATGATGGTCCATAGGGCTTCAACTTATGCGTACGGTAATGCTGATTCGTTAGAAAAGCAAGCCAAAATGTTACGTGATGTTGATGACGCTTTGATCCAATCATATAGAAATCGTTTTAACGGCGAATTTCACGAATTAGAAGCGTTATTAGATAACGAAACATACATGACCGCTGAAACAGCTAAATCTTATGGTTTCTGTGATGAAATTGTAGATTCAATAGAAAGTGTGGACAACGAAGAACCGGTTATTGAAGAGCCGAAAGAAGAAGCACCTATCGAAAACGAAGGTGACAAACGTATTCAAAACGCTGAGAGATCAGCAACCTTTATGGCTTCATTATTAAAATCTATCAAACTATAG
- a CDS encoding phage major capsid protein produces MGKDLESKIANRQQLSEVLASGTPEQVDNALIQFAEGIQNEILQLANSQSSDQAVLAARGGHVLTSQETKYYNQVIAGASFAGTEALVPPTVIERVFEELTRSHELLNEINFVNVGALTEWILKKGDVQTAFWGKLCAAHKELLDEGFETIDISQFKLSAFMPVCKSMLDLGPTWLDRYVRTVLVESLKIALEQAIVDGTGKDQPIGMMRDLLTVANGEHSAKAVAGQLKDFSPFTLGSKIMAPLTKDGKRNPENVLLIVNPVDYWARIYGYTTRPNADGTYAYNVLPIPGKIIKSHAVPKGKLIAGMAKDYFLGLGGAQRLDVYDQTRALEDEDLYIAKMYANGRAEENESFLVFDITTMVEPTPTPVPAVAPGE; encoded by the coding sequence ATGGGTAAAGACTTAGAATCAAAAATTGCAAATCGTCAACAATTAAGCGAGGTATTAGCATCTGGTACGCCAGAACAAGTAGATAATGCATTAATTCAATTTGCTGAAGGTATTCAAAACGAAATTCTACAACTGGCAAACTCACAATCAAGTGATCAAGCTGTTTTAGCTGCACGTGGCGGCCATGTTTTAACTAGTCAAGAAACGAAATACTACAATCAAGTAATCGCTGGCGCTTCATTTGCTGGCACAGAAGCATTAGTACCGCCAACGGTTATTGAGCGTGTATTTGAAGAGTTAACACGATCTCACGAACTATTAAACGAAATCAATTTCGTAAACGTAGGTGCTTTAACTGAATGGATTCTTAAAAAAGGTGATGTTCAAACAGCATTTTGGGGCAAATTATGTGCCGCTCATAAAGAACTTTTAGATGAAGGTTTTGAAACGATTGATATTTCTCAATTCAAATTATCTGCTTTTATGCCAGTTTGTAAGTCAATGTTAGATTTGGGCCCAACATGGTTAGACCGTTACGTTCGTACAGTTCTAGTTGAGTCTTTAAAAATCGCATTAGAACAAGCTATTGTGGATGGCACTGGTAAAGATCAGCCGATCGGAATGATGCGCGATTTATTAACAGTTGCGAATGGTGAACATTCTGCAAAAGCTGTTGCTGGACAACTAAAAGACTTCTCTCCATTTACTTTAGGCAGCAAGATTATGGCACCACTTACTAAAGATGGCAAACGTAATCCAGAAAATGTATTACTGATTGTCAACCCAGTTGATTACTGGGCGCGCATTTACGGTTACACTACACGTCCTAACGCTGATGGAACTTATGCTTACAATGTATTACCAATCCCAGGGAAGATTATTAAATCTCATGCAGTTCCAAAAGGCAAGTTAATTGCAGGTATGGCGAAAGATTACTTCTTAGGACTAGGTGGAGCACAACGTTTAGACGTTTATGATCAAACTCGTGCTCTTGAAGATGAAGATTTATATATCGCTAAAATGTACGCTAACGGACGTGCTGAAGAAAATGAATCATTCTTAGTATTCGATATTACAACAATGGTTGAGCCTACACCAACGCCAGTGCCAGCAGTAGCACCAGGAGAGTAA